One segment of Paenibacillus sp. FSL R7-0337 DNA contains the following:
- a CDS encoding FtsX-like permease family protein, translating into MIATNNRRTILNLAMASLRANRLRNLAAICAIILTTLLITSIFTMALSINQSMQNAQMKTVGSDFHGGFKYLSPEQVETLLKHPSIKQSALSLHSGILHNKAFGQDRVEVLQVDQNYADHGFIEFVEGGLPAGENEVALNTWVLGKLGVQPELGKEITLQIDTGERIINRKFTLSGYYEADKQLAMAGLAFVSKAFTDKNLSDIDPEQSKESGSYVNTSELSVMFNNSFHIEKKLNRILADTRITAPIGINWAYSSVSLADNVEAILPYAAVIFIIMLSGYLLIYNIFYISVVRDVKFYGLLKMIGTTPRQLRRIIAIQARLLYLIALPFGLGSGYMTGRWVTPLTTSLSGEFKGNSLSSSPWIFAGAALFSFLTVWIAAHKPGRLAADITPVESVKFSGVQNSGKRTFKPSKHGARLYRMSFSNLFRSKKKLSLMLSSLFLSILLFNTIFTVISSMDINKYLSAYIHGDYMIHNKGIIQQEGERSVNETELSEELCAKLEHLDGVENIDKVYYTLFSYPPDDSVRASATPSALPAKVHTQLYGLDSGWYDLADQDILEGHFNREQFDSGDYILVAETLTGPGAYTSYYHPGDTISYSGLKRRYEVMAVLKYHAFYAATSQMYFGNGYNAFLPAAELRQATLESGTPADILSLTLNAAPGKLDKTGQQIREAIRPLDALQLKSREDYRKELSDNIRIFQIIGYGLSLVIALIGLLNYINSVLTGVIARRHEFAVLESIGMTKQQLKRMLVYEGMYTVLLTALLTSTIGVLLTYCTARGIAAGMAYMEFRMMWLPFILIIPILAVLSYLITLSAYKPLARSPIVERLREME; encoded by the coding sequence ATGATCGCGACGAACAACCGGAGGACCATATTAAATCTGGCGATGGCAAGCCTGAGAGCCAACCGGCTGCGGAATCTGGCTGCCATCTGCGCCATTATACTGACTACACTGCTCATCACCTCCATTTTCACCATGGCTCTGAGCATTAATCAATCCATGCAAAATGCACAGATGAAGACAGTCGGAAGTGACTTTCACGGAGGGTTTAAATATCTTAGCCCGGAACAAGTGGAGACGCTGCTGAAGCACCCTTCCATTAAACAATCCGCCCTCTCCCTTCATTCCGGCATATTGCATAATAAAGCATTCGGCCAGGACCGGGTTGAGGTGCTGCAGGTTGACCAGAATTACGCTGATCACGGCTTCATAGAATTCGTTGAAGGGGGATTGCCTGCCGGAGAGAATGAGGTTGCCCTAAATACCTGGGTTCTGGGCAAGCTAGGGGTGCAGCCGGAGCTAGGGAAGGAAATCACGTTGCAGATCGATACCGGAGAACGGATCATTAACCGGAAATTCACCTTGTCGGGCTATTATGAAGCGGACAAGCAATTGGCGATGGCAGGGTTGGCTTTTGTGTCCAAGGCCTTTACCGATAAAAACCTCTCAGATATTGATCCCGAACAATCGAAGGAAAGCGGATCCTACGTAAACACCTCAGAACTGAGTGTCATGTTCAACAATTCATTTCATATTGAGAAAAAGCTGAACAGGATTCTGGCTGATACGAGGATTACGGCTCCCATCGGGATCAATTGGGCCTACTCCAGCGTATCTTTGGCGGACAATGTTGAGGCTATCCTTCCATATGCCGCAGTTATCTTTATCATTATGCTTAGCGGCTACTTGCTTATTTACAATATTTTCTATATTTCAGTGGTCCGGGATGTGAAGTTCTACGGCCTGCTGAAAATGATTGGCACCACCCCGAGACAACTGCGGAGAATCATCGCTATACAAGCCAGGCTGCTGTACCTCATTGCCCTGCCGTTCGGCCTTGGCTCCGGCTATATGACCGGCAGATGGGTTACACCTCTGACCACTTCGCTGTCCGGGGAGTTTAAAGGAAATTCTTTATCATCCAGTCCATGGATATTTGCAGGGGCAGCCCTCTTCTCCTTCCTGACCGTGTGGATCGCAGCGCATAAGCCGGGACGGCTGGCAGCGGACATCACTCCGGTGGAATCCGTTAAATTCTCAGGCGTTCAGAATAGCGGAAAAAGAACCTTCAAGCCATCCAAGCATGGAGCCAGACTATACCGGATGTCGTTCTCCAACCTGTTCCGGAGCAAGAAGAAGCTGAGTCTGATGTTATCCTCGCTCTTCTTAAGCATTCTGCTATTTAATACAATATTTACCGTGATCTCCTCCATGGATATCAATAAATATCTCAGTGCATATATTCATGGAGATTATATGATTCACAACAAGGGAATTATCCAGCAGGAGGGGGAACGCTCAGTCAATGAAACCGAGCTGTCCGAGGAACTGTGTGCGAAGCTGGAGCATCTGGACGGTGTGGAAAATATCGATAAAGTATATTATACCCTCTTCTCTTATCCTCCGGATGATTCCGTCCGTGCTTCAGCCACTCCTTCTGCCCTTCCCGCCAAAGTTCATACCCAACTCTACGGGCTTGATTCCGGCTGGTACGATCTCGCAGATCAGGATATACTTGAAGGTCACTTTAACAGGGAACAATTCGATTCCGGAGATTACATACTGGTGGCGGAGACTCTTACAGGGCCAGGTGCTTATACAAGCTACTATCATCCCGGGGATACTATCAGCTATTCCGGATTGAAGCGGAGATACGAAGTGATGGCCGTGCTGAAATATCATGCTTTCTATGCAGCAACCAGTCAAATGTATTTCGGTAACGGCTACAATGCCTTTTTGCCTGCAGCCGAACTCCGGCAAGCCACTTTGGAGAGCGGGACTCCGGCAGACATCCTCTCGCTTACCCTGAATGCAGCCCCCGGCAAGCTTGATAAAACGGGGCAACAGATCAGGGAGGCTATCCGCCCGCTGGATGCTCTGCAGCTAAAATCAAGAGAAGATTACAGGAAGGAGTTAAGCGATAATATCCGTATTTTTCAGATTATAGGGTATGGACTTAGTCTCGTAATTGCACTTATCGGCCTGCTTAATTACATTAATTCTGTCCTGACCGGAGTGATCGCACGCAGGCATGAATTTGCCGTTCTAGAGAGCATTGGAATGACCAAACAGCAGCTCAAACGTATGCTCGTCTACGAGGGCATGTACACCGTGCTTCTCACTGCGCTGCTTACCTCTACTATAGGTGTGCTGCTGACTTACTGCACCGCCAGAGGTATTGCCGCAGGGATGGCATACATGGAATTCCGGATGATGTGGCTGCCGTTTATTCTGATCATCCCGATCCTGGCAGTCCTCTCTTATCTCATCACCTTAAGCGCCTATAAGCCGCTCGCCCGCAGCCCGATCGTCGAAAGGCTCCGTGAAATGGAATAA
- a CDS encoding helix-turn-helix transcriptional regulator, with product MFDMLKVGRNIVRLRGLAGLTQMGLADQLGISYQAVSNWERGNSMPDISKLPQLAEIFAVGIDEILGEEQGQGSRVIGSVLEHGGTDYFERGEGTAQELSDLAPILHNEQIGEAFEHVKDGAAVDDLLALAPFLSEETLDSCAKQVFERGGVEPLLKLASYVSDEAMDELAKLVYAAEGLKALVEFAPFISDERLDELAGTVLMQEGSEALVSLAPFISDEMLDELAETVLTQEGPEALVSLAPFISDEMLDQLAVAISTKEGVKALLPLAPFLSEEILDSLAAQTFSR from the coding sequence ATGTTTGATATGTTAAAGGTGGGCCGGAATATCGTTAGATTAAGAGGTCTGGCCGGTCTGACTCAAATGGGGCTTGCGGACCAGTTGGGCATCAGTTATCAGGCGGTGAGTAATTGGGAGAGGGGCAACAGTATGCCGGATATCTCCAAGCTTCCGCAGCTGGCAGAAATCTTTGCTGTGGGGATCGATGAGATCCTCGGGGAAGAACAAGGACAGGGCTCCCGCGTAATCGGGAGTGTACTGGAGCATGGCGGCACAGATTATTTTGAGCGGGGGGAAGGAACGGCCCAAGAGCTCTCAGACCTTGCGCCAATTCTTCATAATGAGCAGATTGGTGAAGCATTTGAGCATGTGAAGGACGGGGCCGCTGTAGACGATCTGCTGGCACTTGCGCCGTTCCTGAGCGAGGAGACTCTCGATTCATGCGCCAAGCAGGTGTTTGAAAGGGGAGGGGTGGAGCCTCTGCTGAAGCTGGCCTCGTATGTCAGTGATGAAGCAATGGACGAGCTGGCCAAGCTGGTATATGCCGCAGAAGGTCTGAAGGCACTGGTGGAATTCGCCCCATTTATTAGTGATGAGAGGCTGGATGAACTTGCAGGGACTGTCTTGATGCAGGAAGGTTCGGAGGCACTGGTATCCCTCGCTCCATTTATAAGTGATGAGATGCTGGATGAACTTGCTGAGACTGTCTTGACGCAAGAAGGTCCGGAGGCACTGGTATCCCTCGCCCCATTTATTAGTGATGAGATGCTTGATCAACTTGCTGTAGCTATTTCTACAAAAGAAGGCGTTAAAGCGCTCCTGCCCCTTGCCCCGTTCCTCAGTGAGGAAATTCTGGATAGCCTTGCTGCGCAAACCTTCTCCAGATAA
- a CDS encoding EamA family transporter produces MCVFILGRHLWSTLNISGISMRSYLALAYLITFGSIVGYTAYIWLLKNADATLVSTYAFVNPVVAVLLGWLLVGEQLTLNTLIAAVIIIGVVVLATLFRSKPQPAVTQAALDIQPQQQSIH; encoded by the coding sequence ATTTGTGTATTTATTTTGGGGAGGCACCTTTGGTCCACACTTAATATCTCCGGCATTTCTATGCGATCCTACCTGGCTCTGGCCTACCTGATCACCTTCGGCTCCATTGTCGGCTATACAGCCTATATCTGGCTGCTTAAGAATGCTGACGCTACCCTCGTCTCCACGTATGCCTTCGTTAATCCGGTAGTCGCAGTGCTGCTTGGCTGGCTGCTGGTTGGCGAACAGCTTACCCTGAATACCCTGATCGCTGCCGTGATCATTATCGGGGTTGTGGTATTGGCGACTCTTTTCCGTAGTAAGCCACAGCCGGCGGTAACTCAAGCAGCGCTTGATATACAACCGCAGCAGCAGTCGATACACTGA
- a CDS encoding ABC transporter permease, producing MKDTITVHNVSLKNLRHHKSRTLLTVGTVALAVALLFVVLTYFYSDDQRSKREAINELGAYHVQYEHLLPEQQQAIENNPKIKKHYVSYISKNVKSGSFEKLNINMAISYIEGINEGLIQLMQGRAPATDDEIVLDKWVIEEIGFPSKLGEIIPLDLQIKSAGKTEYITKSFKLVGIVDDIAVRKAARAGLMFISKDLSQRYSPDPDVVIFALLNSDFNATSTAHRIAEGAKLREDQIQINERYSGAYEQNPVSILKAAVVIIVIVISAAMVIYNIFNIYLSEQIRLFGMIKAIGMTPKQLSSMILTEGLMISLAGSFLGLLLGVGGSTAFIPFLGHTASGSSPLYVELSPYIACAVFVIGLILVRLSVYIPARKVGKITEIAAIRYNPAEDFGKRSLNPKSKLKQSISGFSLVLAQLIRYRKRTWVTVISITLTGFIFVVTGSIFSSMNIDNMAGSMVPGDYKLSAVANLESDEQLDLFNNEVIQQVKTMPGVKSVLTEMYDVLIYNKQDAHLHLKDLAGIRNPEIRTDIYAYDDHLMTSALQMLGKDDSMLTALRSGNNLIAVSEDGGYREGDKIRFAKYGEGQKERVFTIIGVLPNYVTYKGNSSDGGVFIAHQDLFKRLNMDQRIQQVSVQVNEGRQGEVERNLKGIATADRRITFTSFQEMYQEFNGMKKVFQLAANSLTSALLIISIFNLINSNLTSMYSRKREISLVEAIGMSRSQLTLQLGSEGLMVILISLLFTFSLGIPAGYYGVEIFKQSATYVQYQLPITAMLFLICAYFTVQVGTTFYMRWRLSKESLMERIRFSE from the coding sequence ATGAAAGATACGATTACTGTTCACAATGTATCCCTGAAAAATCTACGTCATCACAAAAGCCGGACCTTATTGACTGTAGGTACAGTTGCTTTAGCCGTAGCCTTACTTTTTGTGGTGCTGACCTATTTCTACTCCGACGATCAGAGGAGCAAGCGAGAAGCGATTAATGAGCTAGGCGCCTATCATGTACAGTATGAGCATTTGTTGCCAGAGCAGCAACAAGCTATTGAGAATAATCCGAAGATAAAAAAGCACTATGTTTCCTATATCAGTAAAAATGTTAAATCCGGCTCATTTGAAAAATTGAATATTAATATGGCTATAAGTTATATAGAGGGAATTAATGAAGGACTGATTCAATTAATGCAAGGGAGGGCTCCAGCCACTGACGACGAAATTGTATTGGATAAATGGGTGATAGAGGAAATTGGCTTTCCCTCCAAGCTAGGAGAAATAATACCCTTGGATTTACAAATTAAGAGTGCAGGGAAAACGGAATATATCACTAAAAGCTTTAAACTGGTGGGAATTGTTGATGATATAGCTGTACGTAAGGCGGCTAGAGCCGGTCTGATGTTCATTTCCAAGGATCTTTCACAACGTTATAGTCCTGATCCGGATGTTGTTATATTTGCTCTTTTGAATTCGGACTTCAATGCGACATCTACGGCACATAGAATTGCTGAGGGGGCTAAGCTACGAGAAGATCAGATTCAAATCAATGAGCGTTATAGCGGCGCATATGAGCAGAATCCTGTATCTATCTTGAAAGCAGCCGTTGTCATAATTGTAATTGTTATTAGTGCTGCCATGGTTATTTATAATATTTTCAATATATATCTGTCGGAGCAGATCCGTTTATTTGGCATGATAAAAGCTATAGGAATGACTCCTAAGCAGCTAAGCAGCATGATCCTCACAGAAGGGCTTATGATTTCACTGGCGGGAAGTTTCCTGGGTCTCCTGTTGGGGGTAGGAGGAAGCACAGCATTTATTCCCTTCTTAGGACATACGGCTAGCGGAAGCTCCCCGTTATATGTTGAATTGTCTCCTTATATTGCTTGTGCTGTTTTTGTTATAGGTCTGATTCTCGTTAGACTATCTGTTTATATTCCTGCTAGAAAAGTAGGGAAAATTACAGAGATTGCAGCTATTCGTTATAATCCCGCCGAAGACTTTGGGAAGAGAAGCCTCAATCCCAAGAGCAAATTAAAACAATCAATCAGCGGTTTCTCCCTGGTGTTGGCACAACTTATTCGATATCGCAAGCGCACCTGGGTGACTGTAATATCCATTACACTGACAGGTTTTATTTTTGTGGTCACAGGGAGTATTTTCAGTAGTATGAATATCGATAATATGGCTGGAAGTATGGTGCCTGGTGACTATAAGCTAAGTGCTGTTGCTAACCTTGAGTCTGACGAACAACTCGATTTGTTTAACAACGAGGTGATACAGCAAGTGAAGACTATGCCAGGCGTCAAATCTGTATTGACGGAGATGTATGACGTATTAATTTATAACAAGCAGGATGCACACCTTCACCTCAAAGACTTGGCGGGTATAAGGAACCCGGAGATTAGAACGGATATCTATGCCTACGATGATCACTTAATGACAAGTGCCCTCCAGATGCTCGGGAAAGATGATTCTATGCTTACAGCACTGAGAAGTGGCAATAATCTCATCGCCGTTTCGGAAGATGGAGGCTACCGGGAGGGAGACAAAATACGATTCGCAAAGTATGGAGAAGGGCAGAAAGAACGTGTATTCACTATTATTGGTGTATTGCCCAATTACGTTACATATAAAGGTAATTCTTCGGATGGAGGAGTTTTTATTGCTCACCAGGACCTGTTTAAACGATTAAATATGGATCAACGCATCCAGCAGGTTAGCGTCCAAGTTAATGAAGGACGACAAGGGGAAGTCGAACGGAATTTAAAAGGCATCGCAACTGCTGATCGAAGAATAACATTCACTTCTTTCCAGGAGATGTATCAGGAGTTTAATGGAATGAAGAAAGTATTTCAGTTGGCGGCTAATAGTCTTACTTCGGCATTGCTGATTATCAGTATATTTAACTTAATTAATTCTAACTTAACCAGTATGTATTCTAGAAAACGGGAGATTAGCTTAGTTGAAGCGATTGGCATGTCACGGAGTCAACTAACCTTGCAGCTAGGCAGTGAAGGCTTAATGGTTATTCTAATTAGTCTGTTATTCACTTTTTCGCTGGGTATACCAGCAGGATATTATGGTGTTGAAATTTTCAAGCAATCCGCCACCTATGTTCAGTATCAACTGCCAATAACAGCCATGCTATTCTTGATATGCGCCTATTTTACAGTTCAAGTGGGAACTACCTTCTATATGCGGTGGCGCTTAAGCAAGGAGAGCTTAATGGAACGAATCCGTTTTAGTGAATGA
- a CDS encoding ABC transporter ATP-binding protein, with protein MILEGKKLCKYYGTGDRQVKAIHNVDFSVAKGEFISIVGQSGAGKSTLMHIIGGLDAPTSGEVIINGTSIYTLPMSQLAVFRRRQIGFVFQAFNLVPSLNVWENIILPIGLDGKKADVSYIEDILNTLGIYEKRASLPTVLSGGQQQRVAIARALAARPAIVLADEPTGNLDSRSSNNVLDLLRLSVEKYNQTLIVVTHNDEVAKLAGRTVRVVDGSIVVGVEG; from the coding sequence ATGATTCTGGAAGGGAAGAAGCTGTGCAAATATTATGGCACTGGAGATCGTCAAGTGAAGGCCATTCATAATGTTGATTTTTCGGTGGCGAAAGGTGAGTTTATCTCTATTGTTGGGCAGTCCGGTGCAGGAAAAAGTACATTAATGCACATCATTGGGGGGTTGGATGCACCTACAAGCGGTGAGGTCATCATAAATGGGACTTCCATTTATACATTGCCAATGAGTCAACTGGCAGTGTTTCGCCGCCGCCAGATCGGCTTTGTGTTTCAGGCTTTTAATTTGGTACCCTCACTTAATGTGTGGGAGAACATCATTTTACCCATTGGGCTGGATGGAAAGAAAGCAGATGTCAGCTATATTGAAGATATTTTAAATACTTTGGGGATCTATGAAAAGCGGGCCAGTCTGCCCACAGTGTTGTCTGGCGGTCAGCAGCAAAGAGTGGCAATTGCCCGTGCACTGGCAGCTAGGCCGGCTATTGTCCTCGCAGATGAACCCACAGGAAATCTCGATAGCCGTTCTAGCAACAACGTTTTGGATTTGCTGCGTTTATCCGTAGAGAAATATAACCAGACTTTGATTGTTGTAACGCATAATGACGAAGTGGCTAAGCTTGCAGGTCGGACCGTTCGGGTGGTGGACGGTTCCATTGTAGTAGGGGTAGAAGGATGA
- a CDS encoding HAMP domain-containing sensor histidine kinase: MIYMLVFVLIAGLLSIITITGAGHIRNNMFLKYNDSYTLADIKNPAIVYNMKDFNTDYSYTDEQIIKLCSFLDSWSILIFFGLSTLAASFLFYHNKLKQPIGILREASTKISNNDLDFNIPHDSEDEMGQLCRSFESMRAALEDNNRQMWRSIEDRKQLNAAFSHDLRTPLTVLRGYADFLNRYLPEDKISKEKLLDTITTMSVHILRLENYVQIMGEAQKLDEISVALTKVEISAFLEQLSSMAAFLAREHSLELSFDNQISEQALCMDTGIVTRIYENMIANSLRYASQKISVRFEFVKGFFSITVSDDGDGFSNQDLKRATTPFYTNGAEADQRHYGMGLNICKVLAEKLGGNIQLTNNNSGGACVKVWISVQQS, from the coding sequence ATGATCTATATGCTTGTATTTGTCCTTATTGCCGGGCTCCTCAGTATAATTACCATTACTGGCGCAGGTCACATACGTAATAATATGTTTCTGAAGTATAACGATTCCTATACATTAGCGGATATCAAGAATCCAGCCATTGTCTACAACATGAAGGACTTTAATACAGATTATTCTTATACAGATGAACAAATCATTAAGCTTTGTAGTTTTCTGGATTCTTGGTCCATTTTGATATTTTTTGGGTTATCTACCCTGGCGGCATCCTTTTTGTTTTACCATAATAAGCTCAAACAACCGATTGGGATTTTGCGCGAAGCTTCTACTAAAATATCCAATAATGACTTGGATTTTAATATTCCGCACGATAGCGAAGATGAAATGGGACAGCTATGCAGGTCTTTTGAAAGCATGAGAGCTGCTTTGGAGGATAACAACCGTCAAATGTGGCGTTCCATAGAGGACAGAAAACAATTAAATGCCGCTTTTTCACATGATTTGCGAACGCCGCTGACCGTATTGCGGGGGTACGCTGACTTTTTAAATAGATATCTGCCGGAAGATAAAATTAGCAAGGAGAAGCTGCTGGATACGATAACAACCATGAGTGTACATATATTACGGCTGGAGAACTATGTGCAGATTATGGGCGAGGCACAAAAGCTCGATGAGATATCAGTAGCCCTTACGAAAGTGGAGATTTCTGCATTTTTGGAGCAGCTAAGTAGTATGGCTGCATTTCTGGCAAGGGAACACTCACTCGAGCTTTCATTTGATAATCAAATCTCTGAACAAGCTCTGTGCATGGATACAGGAATTGTTACCAGGATATACGAAAATATGATTGCTAATTCTCTTCGTTATGCAAGCCAGAAAATTTCTGTGCGTTTTGAATTTGTGAAGGGATTTTTTTCGATTACAGTTAGTGATGATGGTGATGGGTTCTCGAATCAAGATTTAAAGCGTGCTACCACGCCATTTTATACAAACGGAGCGGAAGCTGACCAGAGACATTACGGCATGGGGTTGAATATTTGCAAGGTGCTGGCCGAGAAGCTAGGAGGCAATATTCAGCTAACGAACAATAATTCGGGTGGCGCCTGTGTGAAGGTTTGGATAAGCGTACAGCAAAGTTGA
- a CDS encoding response regulator transcription factor, with protein sequence MNNQILIVDDEADIINLLTDYFELNGYKVLTARSGGEALRKVMYQPDIILLDINMPEIDGLEVCTRIRNFVSCPIIFLTAQVEETDKINGFRVGGDDYIVKPFSIDELGARVEAHLRRERRQAIKTQTRFSDHLVIDYSARVVYYKGRELSFAKKEFGIIELLSMNIGQVFDKDHIYGKVWGLDHEGDSIVVAEHIRRIRSKFNEVSDHIYISTVWGVGYKWIG encoded by the coding sequence ATGAATAATCAGATTCTGATTGTTGATGATGAAGCAGATATAATTAATCTACTTACAGATTATTTTGAGCTGAATGGCTATAAGGTTTTAACCGCGCGAAGCGGAGGGGAAGCTTTACGCAAAGTAATGTATCAACCGGACATTATTTTACTGGATATTAATATGCCTGAGATTGATGGTCTTGAGGTATGCACTCGTATACGGAATTTCGTATCCTGCCCTATTATATTCCTGACTGCGCAAGTAGAAGAGACAGATAAAATTAATGGCTTTCGTGTTGGCGGAGATGATTATATTGTGAAGCCATTCAGCATTGATGAGCTTGGAGCCAGGGTAGAGGCACATCTGCGCCGTGAACGAAGACAAGCAATTAAGACGCAAACCAGATTTTCAGATCATTTGGTGATTGATTACTCTGCTAGAGTGGTGTACTACAAGGGACGCGAACTTTCTTTTGCCAAGAAGGAATTTGGCATTATTGAGTTGTTGTCAATGAACATTGGCCAAGTCTTTGATAAGGACCATATCTATGGCAAAGTCTGGGGTCTGGATCATGAAGGGGATAGCATCGTTGTTGCAGAGCATATCAGAAGAATTCGGTCCAAATTTAATGAGGTTAGTGATCACATATACATTTCAACAGTATGGGGTGTGGGCTATAAATGGATAGGGTAA
- a CDS encoding transcriptional regulator has protein sequence MKQAAFGEEHPHRSPREQLLGPVIDAIAQTMDLYGANYSFGQLYGVMFFEDKPMTLEEMKQVMNMSKSNMSYGVRSLIASRMVTKLPEKRERKELYAAETDFFEAFRNFFTLKLQREIDVMQEAMAAGVPGLKALAHAADTPEEERQACLRDLEKLEHAAEYYAWMQRFVSGLAEGEVFGGKRGSTGEEGGV, from the coding sequence ATGAAGCAGGCCGCATTCGGCGAGGAACATCCGCACCGTTCGCCCCGGGAGCAGCTGCTCGGCCCGGTGATCGATGCCATAGCACAGACCATGGATTTATATGGAGCGAATTATTCCTTCGGGCAGCTGTACGGAGTGATGTTCTTCGAGGACAAGCCGATGACGCTGGAGGAAATGAAGCAGGTCATGAATATGAGTAAAAGCAATATGAGCTACGGGGTCCGCTCCCTGATTGCCTCCCGGATGGTGACGAAGCTTCCGGAGAAGCGTGAGCGGAAGGAGCTGTACGCAGCGGAGACAGACTTCTTCGAGGCCTTCCGGAACTTCTTCACCCTGAAGCTTCAGCGGGAGATCGATGTGATGCAGGAAGCGATGGCAGCCGGGGTCCCCGGCCTTAAGGCACTGGCCCACGCAGCAGACACCCCCGAAGAGGAGAGGCAGGCCTGCCTCAGAGATTTGGAGAAGCTGGAGCATGCAGCCGAGTATTATGCCTGGATGCAGCGGTTCGTATCGGGGCTTGCGGAGGGGGAGGTCTTTGGCGGGAAACGGGGAAGTACCGGGGAGGAAGGCGGAGTGTAA